From Halorientalis litorea:
CGTCGTCTGTGTCGACCCGGACGACGAGACGACGGACCACGCGGCACTCGTCGCCTACGAAACCGGCCCGAACGAGTGGGTTGGGACGTGGACGTTCGACACCGACAAGACACGCCGAATCAATCGGTACATCGAGCGAACCCTCTGACGGAGCCGGCGGTTGGTGACCAACTGTTTGCATCTCGTGGTGAAATCGAGAGATTCTTTCAGTCGAGAGTCACAACAGTTATATCGGAGAGTGTGTGACGTGTAGTCATGCCAATACCGTCGGACCCGGCACCGCAGGACGCCGACGAACAGCTCTACGAGTGTGTAGACTGCGGGGCACGGGTCTGTAGTGACGAACGGGTCACCGCGTGCCCCGAGTGCGAGGGGCGGGTGCAGAACATCAGCCGTCCCCGGCCAGAGTGAGGACCTGACCGCGCCGTCAGGGGGAGAGCGTCACCGTGACCGTGTTGCCAGTCGGACTACTTCTGTCGAAGGTAATTGTCCCGTCCGAGCGGTGGACGACCCAGTAGACCAGCCACAGGCCGAGTCCCGAGGTGTGATAGATGTCCTCCATCTCTCGCTTGCCGGTCAGGACCTGTATCTCTTGCTCGGGAATCGGCGGGCAAGCGTCCTGGACTGACACCTCGACCACCTCCGGGTACGGCTGAACGATTACCTCTACCTCGCCGTCAGTCTCGGGATGACACTGAATCGCGTTCTCGATGAGTTCGATGACCGCGAGGCCGAACTGGTGGTGTGCACTCGCCGACACCGACTCGGGGGCGGTCAAGTCGATACGTGCCGACGGGAACCGCTCTCGCACGGTGTCGACGGCGTCGACGACTGTCTCGGTCAGGTCGAGTCGTTCCCGCCCCTTGGAGTCGGTGAGCAGTTCGATTATCCGTCGCTGTTTCTCGGCCGTCTCGATGAGTGTCTCGCACGTCTCCCGGATAGCCTCCGCACTCGCCGTGGCGTCACCGCGTCCGTTGGTTATCATCTCGGCGTGACCGAGGACGACACTCAACTCGTTCCGGAGGTTGTGCCGGAGGAGGTTGTCCATCACCGTGAGTTGCTGGCGACGGCCGCGGCGGTCGGTCACGTCGCGGCTGAACCCGGCGATGCGGACCACGTCACCGTCGTTGACGACGGGCTGACCCCGCACCGAGACCCACACGTCGTAGTTCATGTCCGGGTTCACCCGGTGTTCTACGTCGACGGATTCACCGGCGGAGAGGCGAGCCATCGCGTCCTCGACGAGCGAGCGGTCGTCGGGGTGAATACGGTCGAGGAAGGCCGTCGGGTTGTCGCGGAGTGTCAACCTCGACCCCCCGTAGACCTCCTCGTAGGCCGGATTGATGAAGAGCAGTTCCGACCACTCGGCGTCGAACATCCACAGCACGTCGTTGACCGTCCGCGTGAGTTCGGTGAGGCGTGCTTCCGTGTTCATCTGCTCGCTGATGTCGCGCGAACTGACGACGTAGCCACCGAGCGTGGAGTTCCGGAGGTTCGAGAGGCGCGATTCGAGCCACACCCACGACCCGTCCGTGGTACGGTGACGATAGCGGACCGTCTCGGTCGTCTCCGCCTCGGCAGTGATGACCCGCTCGAACACTGCGCGCGCCCTCGTCACGTCGTCCGGGTGAATGTACTCGAAGGCACACTCGCCGACGAGTTCGTCCGGGTCGAACCCCAGAATCCGGTCGGCCGCGGAGTTCACCCACACGAACTCGCCGGTTCTGTCGACGACGACTACCTTGTCCTGCGTGTACTCGAGTAGCGACGCGACATCGCCGTCGACGGCCATGACATTATATTTCACAGTCTGTGATTAAAACGGTTTGGGCGGTGGGGAATCTCACTCTCGCGGACCCCTCAAGCACCGCCGAGGAGTCGGTACACTCGGCCGGTGGTCCCGCGTGGGCCGCTGTTCTCCGTCGTACAGAGGTACAGTTCGCCGTCTCTGTCACGGCCGAAGGCGAGTGCGTTCGACGGAACCGGCCCCGCCGTCGTGTCCAGCGTGGGGGTCGACACCGACCACAGTCCCGCGTCGCTGGGCCGTGCGACGAACAGCGTCCCCGAGAGTCGGTAGTCACCGAACACGTACGTTCCGCGGAGCGACGGCATCGCGTCCCCGCGGTAGCGATAGCCGCCGATAACCGCCACACCGGTCGGGCCGTCACCGCCGTGGCTGTACTCGATTATCGGGTCACGTAGCGGGGTGCCGTCCGGCGTCTCGGCGGGACACGAGTTCGCGCCGTAGCAGTGTGTCCCCTCTCTGACGTTCCAGCCGTAGTTCCCGCCGGCGACGACACGGTTCACCTCCTCGAAATCCTGTTGGCCCACGTCGGCGACGTACAGGTCGGTGCCGTCGAAGGAGAGACGCCACGGGTTTCGAAAGCCCCACGCGTAGTGTTCGTCGAGTCCGGCCGACCCGACGAGCGGGTTGTCCTCGGGGACGCCGTACGGTCTGTCACCGCCCCGCTGGTCCACGTCGATTCGGAGGACGCTCCCGAGCAAGTTCGATTCCACGTCCTGCCCGTTGCCGCCGTCGGTACCGTCGTACCAGTCGTCGACGTGGCCGGGTCCGGCGTCGCCGCCGCCACCGCCGTCGCCGACGGCGACGTAGAGGTACCCGTCCGGCCCGAACGCGAGCGCGCCGGCGTTGTGGTTGCGCTGTGGCTCCGGAATCTCCAACAGCCGCCGCTCGGTACCGGGGTCGACGCGGGCCGCACCGGCGTCGGCCGTGAACTCCGAGAGGACGAACGTGTGGTCGAACCCCTCCGGCATTCCGTCCCGCAGTGGCGCGCTGTACCGGGCGTAGAGCCGTCCGTTGTCGGCGAAGTCCGGGTGGAACGCGAGGCCGAGCAACCCGCGCTCGTCGTACCCGGGGTTCAGCGAGACGAGGCGGTCCCGCACGTCGAGATACGACCGGTCCCTGACGCCGTCGCCGTCGAAGACGTCGACGACGCCACGCTGGTCGACGACGAACCGCCGGTCGTCGCCGGGGACCGTCTCGACGCCGAGCGGTGCGGCGAACCCACTGGCGACCGGTTCGGCGCGGACGACAGCCGGGATATCGTCGCCCGAGTCCGCGGAGTCACCCGAGGGCGACGACTGGCACCCGGCGAGGCCCACCGACAGCGCGAGGGCACCGTCACGAAGCAGTTCGCGGCGAGTCCGACCCATGGGTACCACACAGGGAAGTGACCGCAAAAGTGTTCACGATACGTGGCCCGACACGGGAGAAACACATATTTCCTCGGACGTGCAAGCACAGGCTATGCGAGTAAGAGATAAACCCGCGACGCCGACCCCGAGTTGGTTGCTCGGTGCGTTGCTGTTGGTCTGTGGCCTCGCGTTTATCGTCGACTTCCTGAGTCTCGCCACGTACTCCCCAGCAGTCGTGAACGCACCCCTCTCGGTCTGGGCCGTCCCCGCCGCCGGTGTCGCCGGCGGTGCGGTCCTCATCGGCATCGGCGTCGCCGCCGTCCTCCACTCCTCCGGTCGCATCGAACTCCCCGTCGAGTTCAACTGACCACCCTCCACACGGGTTCTCCTGCAGTCTCGCGGACCGGTAGCCTGCGCTCTTCGAGTCGCCACACCGGTTTTTTGCTGACGACACTCTTATTTGTTAGACGTGTCTAAACCACGTACGAATGCTGAGCGACGTGATGGAGGACTACCTCAAAGCGGTCTACGAACTCCAGCGCGACGGCGAATCGCCGGTGGGGAACTCGGCGGTGGCGGAGTATCTCGACGTGACGTCCCCGACGGTGACGAGTATGATGGAGAAACTCGCCGACAGGGGGTTGGTGACCAGAGAGAAGTACGCGGGCGTGGAGTTGACCCCGGAAGGCGAGACGGTCGCGGTCGAAATCATCCGGCACCACCGTCTCCTCGAATCGTTTCTCGTCGAGCAGTTGGACTACGAGTGGACGGACGTACACGACGAGGCGGACGTGCTGGAACACCACATCAGCGAGGAACTGGAGGCTCGCATCGCGGAGGCCCTGAACGACCCGCGGGTCGACCCGCACGGCGACCCGATTCCCGCGGCGACGCTGGAACCGCCGGGGGACGACGACGCGCAACCGCTCTCGGAGTTCGCCGTGGGTGACCGCGTGGTCGTCGAGCGAGTCCGTGACCGTGACGAGGAGGAACTCCAGTACCTCTCGGACGCGGGAATCGTCCCGGGGCGGGAACTCGTCGTCACCGAGCAGGCACCCATCGGGATGGTCACCGTACGCCACGACGACGGCGAGCAACATCTCCCGGCGGCCGTCGCCGCGAACATCGGTGTGAGTCCCGCCGACGCGACTGACAGTGCCGGACAGCCGGCCGAACCGGGCGCATGACCGGGTTCCTCGAAGTCGCGCTCGTCGCCCTGACTGCACAGTTAGCCGTACTGCCGGGCGAGAAGGTTCAGTTCCTCATCGCCGCCCTCTCGACGCGGTACAGCCCCGTCGTCGTCGTCTCGGCGGCGGGGGCGGCCTTCGCCGGGTGGACCGCGCTCGAAATCTGGTTCGGGAACGCGCTCCGGGGCGCGCTCCCGACGGTGGCCCTCGACGCCATCACTGCCATCCTGTTTTTCGTCTTCGCCGTCCTGCTCGTCCGGTCGGCACCCGCGTCCGGCGAGGACCCGATAGACACCGACGGGAGCGGCATCGCCGCCGTCGAGGAGTACGAACTCCCCGTCGTCGGGAGCCTCCCGTCGTCGTTCGGGAGTTTCGTTCCCATCTTCGCCATGATGGCGACGGGCGAGTTCGGGGACAAGACCCAACTCGTGACGATTAGCCTCGCGCTCCAGTACGGCGCGAACCCGGCCATCTGGGTGGGCGAGATGGCGGCCATCATCCCGGTGAGTATCGCCAACGCCGTCTTCTTCCACAAGTTCTCCCACCGGTTCAACGTCCGCAAGGCCCACCTGTTCGGTGCCGGCTTGTTCGCCTTCTTCGCCGCCGACACCGTGCTGGCACTGCTGACCGGGTTCTCCGTCTGGGAGACTGTGGTGGGAACGCTCAGCGGCCTCCTCCTCGCGGCGATTTAGCGGTCGCCCGTCGTCGCTCCGTCCGCCTGCTCCGCTGGTGTCTCGTCGGCCGACGCGTCGAACACGATAGCGACGACCGACCGGGACCCGTGCCGCCTGACCACCAACACCATGTTGAGCGTGAAGACGGCGGCACCGACCGAGAGGAGGACACCGGCGACGGCGACCACGGTTGGGGGGAGCGGGACCAGTCCGGCGACGACCAGCAGGGCAGTCCCGGCACCGATGGCGACGAAATCGACGGCCGCGAGGCGGGCGTCGTAGAGGTCGTCGACCATCGGGACGCTCTCGAAGCCGATGCGGTCGCTGTACCGGTGGATCCAGACGATGAACGGCACGATGTGATAGAGCGTGCCCAGCACGACGAAGCCGACGACGCCGGCGGCGAGGAGGTGTGCCGTCCCGGGCGCGCCGTACAGCACGCCCGGGCGAGTCGGGTCCCGGAACCACGGCCCGACGGTCAGGAGCGACCACGCGGCCATCCCGAGGGCGACGACGTACCGCGAGAGCATCGGCGTCCAGTCCACCGGCGTCTCGGCGAGTCGCCGCGCGAGGACGACGGCGAACCCGAACACGGCGACGACGACGAGGACGCCGCCACCCCGGGCGAGCCACAGAACGTCCGCGAGACGGCCCGCCGAGAGCGCGAGGACACCGACCGGGTAGCCGACCGATTCGACGGTTCGGATGGTGGTGTCGACGCCGTGCAGGTCCGTCTGCGTGAACATCGTCCCGAGTTGGTAGAGCGCGCCGATGACCGTCGTCAGGACGCCGCCGAACAGCGCGAGCGTGACGTGCGCGCCGAGGACCCGTCCCCGAGTGACCGGGAGTCCGGTGAGGAGCGGCCACGCCGCGTCGACTGCGAGGAGGTGGCCGAGTGCCGTCGCCAGCACGAAGAACGCGAGCGCGAGCGCGAAGTGTCGCTCCGTCACGTCGTAGCCGTCCTGTCCGGCGAGCGTGCGGCCGACGTTGTACGCGAAGACCCAGAACCCCGCGAGGAGCAGGCCCCCCGCCGGAGCGAGCAGGCGGAACCACCCGGTGAGAAACCCCGTAGCGAGACCGAGCAGACCGGCGACGGCGAGCCACAACTGGAGGGTCGCGAGTCGCTTAGAGTGTAGTTCCGTCCCGGACCACACCGGGACGAACTGCGTCATGGCTCCCATGATGGTGAGACAGACCCACCCGACCAGCAGGAGGTGGACGTGGGCGAGTCGCGGCGTCCCGGGCGCGACGCCGACGGCGTCCAAGCCGCCGAGCACCGCACCGGCGAGCAGGAAGGCGAGTGCGACGAGGAAGTGTCTGAGCGGGACGGTCATCGGCGGCTGACTCCCCGTGTCGATGTCGCCGGGAATCGCGCTCATACGTCGTCCGTCGGTGCCGCCCGCCCGAATCCCTGTATCCGAATATATTCGGGTAGACGGGGCGGCAGTACCCGCCGACGGCCACCCCGGACAGCGTGGGCCGTCGGCGGGTGTGGACGACGTGGCCGTCGCGTTTTTTACACGTCTCGTCGAACGGTCGGTATGGCACTCGTCGATAACCTCGTGGTATTCGTCGTCAGTCTCCTCGTTGGCGCGCTCGGCATCCACATCGGTGCCACCGTCATCACCGGGACGCGCGACTACGCCTACGCCGTCACCACGGCACTCATCGGGGCACTCGTCTGGGGCATCGTCGGCTTCCTCGTCGGTGGCATCCCGCTGGTCGGCCCGGCACTCGTCCTGCTCTCGTACCTCGCGGTCATCAAGTGGCGGTACCCCGGTGGCTGGCTGAGTGCTGGCGGTATCGCGCTCGTCGCGTGGGTAGCGACGCTCGCCGTCCTCTACGTCCTCGCAACCGCGGGCGTCACCGAGTTCGGAGCCGTCGGTGTGCCGGGCGTCTGAGTGGGCACCCCTCCGTAAAATATACAATAACTGGTATTTTCCCCCTCGTTTATCACCGCGATCGTGGTAGTTCGAAGGTATGTCCATCGAAGAACTCGAATCGACGGGGATAGAGCGGATGGACGGCGACGAGATAGACGGGTTCCTGTCGGGACAGCGCGTCGGCGTCCTCGGACTCCCGTCCGAGAACGGCCCGTACATGATTCCGCTGTCGTTCGGGTACGACGGCGAGTCGAGTCTGTACTTCGTGTACCTCCTCGGGGCGAACAGTCGCAAAGAGGAGTTGACCGAACGGGCCGAGACTGCGACGTTCCTCGTGTACGACGCCACGGCCAGTTTCATGTGGGAGAGCGCGCTCCTGTCGGGAACCGTCGAGGAAGTGCCGGAGTCGGAGTGGGACGAGTCCAACGAGGCACTGAAAACCGCGTGGCGGCCGGACGTGTTCGAGAGTGCCGCGCTGTCGCGGGGCGTCAAAGTGTACCGGTTCGAAATCGAGGACCGGACCGGACTCAAACACACCGGCCTCCCGCCGGCCCTCGAACCCGAGGAGTGACCGGCGACGGCGGGCACTCTCGCCGGTTGCGACGGGCGAGGACTGTCCCGAACGTTCGGGACAGAGACGTGTGCCAGTCGCGTGATTTAAGCGGTACCGACGGTTGCGAGACGACAACCACGTGGTTTCACTCGACTCCCTCCTCGGCGACGATGCCGCCGTCCTCGACGACCGGAATTTCCGACTGTTGCTATTGGCGAACATTCCCCCGGTCGTTGGGACGGCACTCCTGTCGCCGGTGCTGGATTCGCTCATCGAACCGTTCGGGACGACGGCGGCGAACGTCGGCCTGATGATTTCGCTGTTCACCGCGCCGGGCATCGTCATCGTCCCGGTAGCGGGTGTCCTCGCGGACCGGTACGGGCGCAAACCGATTCTCGTCACCGCGCTCCTGCTGTTCGGACTGACCGGGACTGCCATCGCGTTCACGACGGACTTCCGCGTCGCGCTCGGGTTGCGCCTCCTACAGGGCATCGGCTTCGCGGGTATCGTGCCGACGCTCATCACGAGCATCGGTGACCTGTACGCGGGGTCCCGGGAGGCGATGGCGCAGGGGCTTCGCTTTACCGTCTCCGGCCTGAGTCAGGCCGCGTTCCCGCTGCTCGCCGGGGTCCTGGTCGCGGCGGCGTGGCAGTACCCCTTCCTCTTGTACGCCGTGGCGTTCCCGATAGCGGCGTTCGTGTACGTCGGGTTCGACGAACCGACCGCGGTCGACTCGACGACGGAAGCGGCAGACGGCGGCACGGAGCAGTCGTACAGTCGCGCGCTGGTCGGACTAGTCCGGCGGCCACGCGTCCTCTCGCTCGTCGTGGGGCGAACGCTCCCCGTCGTCGTCTGGATTGCGTTTCTCACGTACAACTCCATCATCGTCGTCCAACTCATCGACGGGACGCCGGTACAGGCGGGTCTCCTCACGGCCGTCGGCAGCGTCTCCTTCGCGGCGGCGGCCAGTCAGGCCGGTCGCATCACCGGACTGTTCGCGTCACGGTTCTACCCCTTGCTCGGCGCGAACGCCTGCCTCGCCGTCGGACTGGCCGGCGTCCTGTTCGCTCCCGGTATCGTCGTCGCGAGCGTCGCCATCCTCGTCACCGGCGTCGGCTTCGGCCTCACGCTGTCGCTGTACCGGAGCATCATCACCGGCCTCGCCCCGCAGTCGCTCCGGGCTGGCCTCGTCAGTCTCGCGGAGGCGGGCGGCCGGGTGACGGCGACGCTCACGCCGATAGCGATGGGTGCAGTCATCGCCGTGGCCGCACCCGCGATCGGGTTCACACAGGCCGTCCAAGTCGCGGGGCTCGGAGCGGCCGCCGTCGGCGGTGGCGGCGGGGTTCTCTGTCTCGTGGTGGCGCGCCTCTCCTCGGCCGCGCCGGCGGAGCGTGCTGGTTGACGCGCTGTGGTCCGTCGACAGAACACTGCCGACATAAATCGCCGGCTAGTCCGTGCAGAACACTTTTGAGGCGGTTCGGTATACAGTGGGTAACACGGCCGCGCGTGTGGGGGCTCGCGGGGCGTTTGGAACTATGAGCGTACTCGAAACAGACACGTTTGGACGGAACGAACAGGTCGCGGCACTAGTCGGGGCCGTCGTCGGTGCCGTTCTGGGGGGTGCCTTCATCCACGGTATCGAGGGGTGGAACTCGATGCGGTACTTCGGGTGGCTCGTCGGGTCCCAGAGCATGGTCGTCGCATGGGGGGTGTGGTTCGGGATGACCCTGACGTTCGGGTCGCTGTTCGGCGTCTGGGTGGGGCGGTCGATAGAATCCCTCTCGAACACGGCCATCATGGTGTCGCGGGAGAGCGTCATCACCAAGAAGACGCTGGTGCCGTTGCTCCACAAGTCGCCGCTCACGGTGACTGCGACGGCGTCGGGTGCAATCTACGGGAACGTCATCGGGTTCGGGCTTTTCGCCTACCTCTTCCCGGCGTTCTTGCTGCTAAACAGCAACGTCCCGTTCGTCGAAATCCCGATTTTCCCGCTGGCTGATTTCGCCGTCATCTTCGGTATCGTGATATACAGTACCGTGATGGGGACGGTGTACGGCGTGCTCCACACGTCGCGGTCGTTCATCCCGGAGAACTGGCTGACGGTGTCGGGCGTCGCCCCGTACGGGGAGACGGCAGGCTATATCGGCATCGTCGCCGCCGGTATCGTGAGCGCGGTGTACATCCTCGTCAACGCCAACTGGCTGTTCCGCGGGTTGGCGTGGCTCGTCGGGTCACAGGGAACTTTCACGGGCGTCCTCGTGTGGCTCGTCGGGTGTGTGGCGTTGGGGACAGTGTTCGTCGCCGTCGTCTCCCGAATCATAGACGTCGCCTCGAAGCCCGTCGGGACGACGAAACTCGCACCGGCGGCCAAGAGTGTAGCTGGGACCGCGCTCGGTGTCGCGTACGGCGTCGCCCTCGGCGTCGTCGCCGTCGCCGGGACGGCCGTGTGGGACGCGTTCCCGCAAGTCGGCCTTCCGGGCGTCGTGGCGTTCACGACGTTCGGTGCCCTCACCGGCCTCTACACGGGGTTCACTCGGGAGACAATCGACCTCGACATCGAGGCACCCGACCTGCGCGACCTCCGGGAACCGGACGAGGAGCCAGCCCCGAGTCCGGCGTCCGAGTCGTCCGCGTCCGATGCCCCGTCGCCGACTACGAACCCGCTCGCGGACAAGAGTGGGCTCGCGGCGATGCGAGCGAAGCGGCCGCTCTCGGGGTCGGCCCTCCTGATTCTCTCCGGCGTGATGATAGCCGCCATTCCACTGTACCTGCAGACGATTCCGCTCACCGCCGGCATGGGGAACGCGGCACTCGGCATCGTCTGGGGCGCGATGGTCGCCGCTTGCGGACTGTTCGCGCTCCTGCGACCCGACCTCTCGACGCTCGCCGGCGTGACCGGCATCGCCATCTCGATTATCTCGCTGGTCGGTGCGTTCGGTGGGCTCGTCTTCGGGATGTTGGTCGGCATCGTCGGCGGCAACCTCTGTATCGCGTGGAGCGACCCGCTGGGTGGCGAAGACTCGACACCCGACACCCCGTTCGAGTGGACCGGGAGCGGAGAACGACAGCGGTACTAGAAGAGCGTCGCCCCGTCGCCGATGCTGGTCTGGTAAACTCGCGCGTCGACGCCGGACCGCTCGAAGGCGTCTATCATCGCCGTCCCGACATCCCGGCGGTCCGGTCGCTCGCAGGCCGCGATGACCGTCGGCCCGGCACCGCTTATCGTGACACCAGTCGCGCCCGCACCGAGTGCAGCCTCGCGGACCTCGTCGTACCCGTCGATGAGTTTCGCCCGGGCGGGAGTGACGACGGTGTCGTTCATTCCCTCGCCGACGAGGGACGGGTCGTCACGGTGCATCCCGGTGGTGAGCGTGGCCGCCCAGCCGACCGTCTCGACCAACTGCTCGACGCGGGCGGAGTCGGGGACGACCCGCCGCGCGTCCCGCGTCGAGACGACGATGTCCGGGAGGCAGGCGACCAGCGGAATGTCCGCGTCCACCTTCGAGACGCCGTGGTCGGTGGCGATGGTGAACCCACCCATGATGGACGGGGCGACGTTGTCGTCGTGGGCGTCGCCGGAGACGACGGCCTCACCCTCCGCGGCGATGGGAACCAACTCTTCCCGGGAGAGACCGCGGTCGTAGAGTTCGTTGAGACCGACGGCGGCCGCGGCGGCACTCGCGGCGGAAGAGCCCAGCCCCGAGGCCGGCCGGACCCCCTTATCGATTTGGATTCGCGCGGGGGCGTCGAGTGCCTCCGCGACGGCCCCGACGGTGTTCTTCTCGGGGTCCTCGGGGATGTACTGGCTCCCGACGCCGGTGAGTTCGATGGTGGTCTCGTCGGCCTTCTCGACGCGCACCACGTCCGCCGGGCGTTCGAGCGCGACGCCGAACACGTCGAACCCGCTACCGAGGTTCGCGCTCGTCGCCGGTGCCCGGACGGTCAGCATGCCCGTGCCTTCCCCGACTGGCGGCAAAAAGGTAGCGAACTACGAGTTTCCGTCGCCGGGACCGGGGGAATTTAGCCGCCCGTCACCTACCGTCCCTCATGACCGTCGTTGGATTCCTCAGCGTCGCACCGGTCCAGCAGGGGAGCATGGCCGAAGAGGTGGCGAACGCCGTCGCCGCTTTGGACGACTTCGACGTCGTCTACGAGACGACGCCGATGGGCACGACAATCGAGGCGGCCGACGCCGCCACTCTGTTCGACGCCGCGCGGGCCGCCCACGAGGCGGTCGACGGGGACCGCGTGAGTACATTCCTGAAGGTCGACGACAAGCGGACGCGGGAGGTTTCGGCGAGCGAGAAAGTCGCCGCCGTCGAGCGTGAACTCGGTCACCCGGCCACGAGCGAGCGCGAGGGGTAGCCGGGCCACTCACACGCTGTCGTCCGGGTCGTGGCGGTCCCGCATCCGGTCGGCTTCGGCCGCGTACCGCTCGCGTCGCTCGGCGTCCTCGACCGGCGCGAGGTCGGAGACTGCCGCGTCGAGTGCGGCAGTCACGTCCGGGGCCGACCCCCCGAAGCGGTTGAACGCGCGCTCTTTCCGGAGGTACTGCTCCCCGTCCGGCGTCGCGTAGACGATGACGAGGATTTGAGGCGAGTCCGCGGAGAACGTTCGCTCGACCATCCACACCCGCGTCGTGTCACCGGTCGTCGCTGTGTGGGCCATAGTCGGAGGTACGCGAGTGGGCACCTCAAGGGTCGTGCCGGTTCTCATCCGGCGAGAATCGTCCGGCACCGGCGGCGTCTCGCCGTCGGGATAGGAGGCCCAAGTCTAAAAGGAGGCGAGTCGAAGCGGGGGTATGGAGAGTCTCAACCGGATGGCGACGGACCTCGTCGACGAGGCCATCGACTTCGCCGACGAACTGAACGTCGCGGTCCGACCGCTCGAATCCGAAGCGATAGTGCTTGACTTCGGCGTCGACGGCCCCGGCGGCATCGAGGCCGGATTGCTCCTGACGGAGATACAGACCGCTGGTCTCTCGACTGTCAGCACGACGCTCGAATCAGTCGCCAGCGCGCCGCTGACCCACGTCGAACTGTCGACCGACCACCCCGCGCTGGCCCTGCTCTGTTCACAGAAGGCCGGGTGGGAGGTCACCGCCGGGGAGTTCGAGGGACTCGGCAGCGGCCCGGCCCGCGCGCTGGTCGCCGCCGAGGAGATATACCAGCGCGTCGGCTACCGCGACGAGTTCGACTTCGCCGTCCTCGCCGTCGAGACGGACACTGTCCCGGACGCGAGCGTGGTCGAACAGGTCGCCGAGATGGCGGACGTACCCGAGAGCGGCGTCTTCCTGCCCGCGTTCTCGGCCGCGAGCATCACCGGCAGCGTCCAGACGGCCGCACGGGCCGCGGAACTCGCGGTGTTCCGGCTCTCGGAACTGGGCTACGACCCGCTCGACGTCCT
This genomic window contains:
- a CDS encoding rubrerythrin-like domain-containing protein, with the translated sequence MPIPSDPAPQDADEQLYECVDCGARVCSDERVTACPECEGRVQNISRPRPE
- a CDS encoding PAS domain-containing sensor histidine kinase — translated: MAVDGDVASLLEYTQDKVVVVDRTGEFVWVNSAADRILGFDPDELVGECAFEYIHPDDVTRARAVFERVITAEAETTETVRYRHRTTDGSWVWLESRLSNLRNSTLGGYVVSSRDISEQMNTEARLTELTRTVNDVLWMFDAEWSELLFINPAYEEVYGGSRLTLRDNPTAFLDRIHPDDRSLVEDAMARLSAGESVDVEHRVNPDMNYDVWVSVRGQPVVNDGDVVRIAGFSRDVTDRRGRRQQLTVMDNLLRHNLRNELSVVLGHAEMITNGRGDATASAEAIRETCETLIETAEKQRRIIELLTDSKGRERLDLTETVVDAVDTVRERFPSARIDLTAPESVSASAHHQFGLAVIELIENAIQCHPETDGEVEVIVQPYPEVVEVSVQDACPPIPEQEIQVLTGKREMEDIYHTSGLGLWLVYWVVHRSDGTITFDRSSPTGNTVTVTLSP
- a CDS encoding PQQ-dependent sugar dehydrogenase — its product is MGRTRRELLRDGALALSVGLAGCQSSPSGDSADSGDDIPAVVRAEPVASGFAAPLGVETVPGDDRRFVVDQRGVVDVFDGDGVRDRSYLDVRDRLVSLNPGYDERGLLGLAFHPDFADNGRLYARYSAPLRDGMPEGFDHTFVLSEFTADAGAARVDPGTERRLLEIPEPQRNHNAGALAFGPDGYLYVAVGDGGGGGDAGPGHVDDWYDGTDGGNGQDVESNLLGSVLRIDVDQRGGDRPYGVPEDNPLVGSAGLDEHYAWGFRNPWRLSFDGTDLYVADVGQQDFEEVNRVVAGGNYGWNVREGTHCYGANSCPAETPDGTPLRDPIIEYSHGGDGPTGVAVIGGYRYRGDAMPSLRGTYVFGDYRLSGTLFVARPSDAGLWSVSTPTLDTTAGPVPSNALAFGRDRDGELYLCTTENSGPRGTTGRVYRLLGGA
- a CDS encoding metal-dependent transcriptional regulator; its protein translation is MLSDVMEDYLKAVYELQRDGESPVGNSAVAEYLDVTSPTVTSMMEKLADRGLVTREKYAGVELTPEGETVAVEIIRHHRLLESFLVEQLDYEWTDVHDEADVLEHHISEELEARIAEALNDPRVDPHGDPIPAATLEPPGDDDAQPLSEFAVGDRVVVERVRDRDEEELQYLSDAGIVPGRELVVTEQAPIGMVTVRHDDGEQHLPAAVAANIGVSPADATDSAGQPAEPGA
- a CDS encoding TMEM165/GDT1 family protein; translated protein: MTGFLEVALVALTAQLAVLPGEKVQFLIAALSTRYSPVVVVSAAGAAFAGWTALEIWFGNALRGALPTVALDAITAILFFVFAVLLVRSAPASGEDPIDTDGSGIAAVEEYELPVVGSLPSSFGSFVPIFAMMATGEFGDKTQLVTISLALQYGANPAIWVGEMAAIIPVSIANAVFFHKFSHRFNVRKAHLFGAGLFAFFAADTVLALLTGFSVWETVVGTLSGLLLAAI
- a CDS encoding pyridoxamine 5'-phosphate oxidase family protein yields the protein MSIEELESTGIERMDGDEIDGFLSGQRVGVLGLPSENGPYMIPLSFGYDGESSLYFVYLLGANSRKEELTERAETATFLVYDATASFMWESALLSGTVEEVPESEWDESNEALKTAWRPDVFESAALSRGVKVYRFEIEDRTGLKHTGLPPALEPEE
- a CDS encoding MFS transporter: MVSLDSLLGDDAAVLDDRNFRLLLLANIPPVVGTALLSPVLDSLIEPFGTTAANVGLMISLFTAPGIVIVPVAGVLADRYGRKPILVTALLLFGLTGTAIAFTTDFRVALGLRLLQGIGFAGIVPTLITSIGDLYAGSREAMAQGLRFTVSGLSQAAFPLLAGVLVAAAWQYPFLLYAVAFPIAAFVYVGFDEPTAVDSTTEAADGGTEQSYSRALVGLVRRPRVLSLVVGRTLPVVVWIAFLTYNSIIVVQLIDGTPVQAGLLTAVGSVSFAAAASQAGRITGLFASRFYPLLGANACLAVGLAGVLFAPGIVVASVAILVTGVGFGLTLSLYRSIITGLAPQSLRAGLVSLAEAGGRVTATLTPIAMGAVIAVAAPAIGFTQAVQVAGLGAAAVGGGGGVLCLVVARLSSAAPAERAG
- a CDS encoding DUF6114 domain-containing protein codes for the protein MSVLETDTFGRNEQVAALVGAVVGAVLGGAFIHGIEGWNSMRYFGWLVGSQSMVVAWGVWFGMTLTFGSLFGVWVGRSIESLSNTAIMVSRESVITKKTLVPLLHKSPLTVTATASGAIYGNVIGFGLFAYLFPAFLLLNSNVPFVEIPIFPLADFAVIFGIVIYSTVMGTVYGVLHTSRSFIPENWLTVSGVAPYGETAGYIGIVAAGIVSAVYILVNANWLFRGLAWLVGSQGTFTGVLVWLVGCVALGTVFVAVVSRIIDVASKPVGTTKLAPAAKSVAGTALGVAYGVALGVVAVAGTAVWDAFPQVGLPGVVAFTTFGALTGLYTGFTRETIDLDIEAPDLRDLREPDEEPAPSPASESSASDAPSPTTNPLADKSGLAAMRAKRPLSGSALLILSGVMIAAIPLYLQTIPLTAGMGNAALGIVWGAMVAACGLFALLRPDLSTLAGVTGIAISIISLVGAFGGLVFGMLVGIVGGNLCIAWSDPLGGEDSTPDTPFEWTGSGERQRY